Genomic DNA from Acipenser ruthenus chromosome 4, fAciRut3.2 maternal haplotype, whole genome shotgun sequence:
actattttgcacaacattgtattttgttactggatcttctgttaaaaaaaagattgttctttatttttcaaaaataaaacgtcaatgcacaaATAAGAAATCACTGTGATTACTCACCTTAAAGTTACCATTTCCATCCCCTCCTGAATAAAAACCCTGGCAGCAGTGGCGTATCCaggattttttatatatttgtatgttttttgtaagtgTATATAGAATATGTGTGTAgattatttcaaactttcaaaccttAATAACAACCAAAGACTGTCTTAAGACCCTTCACCATTATATTTGTTCTTGTGTGAGACTTTCACACGTGCTAGAAACTGAGTGAATTTGATGttgccctgttaaaatggcaaaaagataGCCATGTTTGGAatttttctacaacaaaatagctaaaccaccaacgccagaaacatcaacagaaaccgaacctgactctgctgtagttcagaatgttattaacagcaccAGAGTGTGACtatacttccatttcaaatgcTCAGtttagtgcaggtgcagctgttgATAAGAGAGACCCTTTCtcgattgtgacaatctggcgtagaacagtttgtgatgaaagatctggtaatgttagaaagatagcttaatgtttacataaaaatggttaaaataagacatcgggtttgagcacggtTTCGCTTCGTtagttcatttctttttttgggCCACGAGTCGTCACTGGCTCCTCCCatccctctctcaacagatcgaggatgccacgaggctgtcggccgtataagagctcaaagggggagaaccctgtcgaaccctgcggcacctctctcactgcaaaaaggaggtagggaagaagcgatgcccaatgtttttgctcttgttacaaaacgtctcagcatctgcttcaaagtctgattaaagcgctccaccaaaccgtctgtctgtggatgataaacagatgtcctgatgggacttattttttatattttatatacttgctGTAATGTTTTAGACAAAGtaagttccatgatcagtcaaaatctccttggggatccctactctagccataatctgcactaactgtggctattgcagcggcactattGGACCTCagtggaactgcctccgggtatcgcgttgcataatctaccattactaatatatgcgtatacccggaatcagaagttagcaaagggcccactatgtccattgcaatgccttcaaagggggtggaaataatcagcagtggaaccaaaggggcaggGCGCACTCGACCCAGTGCTACTCGTTGGCAGTCTGGGCATGcagctacatatttcgacacatcagtatgaagtcttacccaatagaatcgagccaatatccgttcccttgtcttgtcagctccgaggtgccctgcaaaagggatatcatgcgccagcctcatgacctcggtccaacaagacgggggaaccaataactGTGTTACAgactgtcctgtgcccgcggctaggtttaccctatacagtaattgccccttgatactgaagtgcggaaatactagcgccccagcaccatcaacatccttacattcaatagaccggacctgcccccaagcgtgcactagtgacaggtcattatgttggccccacactatagCTGTGCTTGAGTACCacgtccggtatattgagaggggcaggATTAacatctgccctagatggcccagtaacctcaccctctcAGTCACACTGCGTTCCAGTTCCCTTTTACTGGTGTTTATTACCATCCGAGTGCTCTCCCATCAgaccctcccattttgcggtccttctctATTCAtttttctaggatggaaaataggacaaaacatttcagcttgaaaaggaaacacatcaccaattgaTTCCCTTTTCCtcttttctgccacgtttacgtgtgcggctgagactgccactatttgcattaattctttagATTTTGGCCAGTCttgacccagaataactgggtgtggcaacctttccgccacctcTACTACCAGGTGACAGTATCCCGTTCCGGGCGGaaaccagggagtcctcaaaatcctcggCCAGCTTCACAGcgtcctccagggtgtcggggttgtagCACCATATCCAGGCTTGGGTATTGGCACCGACCACATGGCATAATTGCTCCACTACCACCGCCTCCCCCATTtgcaggttggttttcttctcaGGGGTCAGCCAATgtaccatgtggtcgcacaaccgctctgcgaccaccctggggcgtgtctacAGGGACCTGCGGTACTCCCTGAATTGTACTTGGTGAGTCTCAGCGGTGATGTTGAGGCGACAGAGGATAGCCAGCTTCACCAGGTCAACGGGgattccgccccctttctagctggccgacttcccctggaccctgggaaagaacttaTCAGACTagcccatccagggaactctATTCTCGCTACTTAGcgacctcacaggtcgggagggagatttactaccaagaatcattgtatttctgtcacaatagtataaaaggggatggagcaatgtgatctgttcttttgtaatggttaaacatgaaccggaaggagaaacctgtgttgttatcatgaatgttttgtttgtttcttgtcttgtctgaaaatactgtttgttatttttttgacgGCTGAAatacaatccggagctgtcgccaaaggccagtactaaacccggacaacacttcactttgTTTGTACAATAAAccgtatttgcaccacgagcactagagcacacgctgtggacttgtgtttgtgttatgaGTGGGTGTAACAGATCGGGACTTTTATTATTTCCGGACCAACCTGCAgattacagtaaagcaatacatgccactgtattgcttattgttgtaaatgtattatacaaacaattgtaGTAGATGTGCTTGATATATTGGACTGAGATGatttccccaatttagaatgtaaGTTTATGTATGAATACAAGTGCTATGCAGTtaacaattttaaatgtatttatttttaacatggacTGTTATTATAACAGATATCTaagaaattatttttcaaaacttACAATACTTGCATATCATTGTAATCTGTtacatatatacagctatggccaaaagttttgcatcatgctatagaaataacacattttgcttcaccctatagaattaacacattttgatgAATAGTGTTAATtttacatattaaattacataccgctttatagttttccatatacttaaaaaaatgacaaaaattaaaaaatgtgacattgcaaaaatgaacatgaaatactgtagtactattatggcttccggtagatttttgccatttaattttgtagtttctttgatcacatgatgttaaaatctaaattatgtttatatatatatatatatatatatatatatatatatatatatatatatatatatatatatatatatatgtaatgtgatgcaggtgatgcaaaatgtttggtttTATGTGTTTCTATATACGAGatttaaaaaattaacatttattaaaattagcATTTTAGTATAGTAAAGTCACAGAAACTTGTGAAATCTGGTGAAAAATGATCAGCATGGACCAAGGTATATGGCACATACAGCTTTTCCCAATATAGCTTGAAATTTAAATACCTACCGAGACACCATAGTTTACATATAAAGTGTTAAAATCTGTAATATGTGAAATAAATGGTGTGAGATCCTTCATGTTTATCCCTCATGTTCTCATGTTTACCTTTTCACTGCTCTAAAGTATATATGCTTCCAAGTATGGCAGATCTATGCTTGCAACCCATTAAAATGAAAGCTTTGACAATGTTTACAGGAACATaaagtttttattaataaaataactaaaggAAAGTTGTTTTCTTTCATTGTGGCTCCAGCTTGAGTCTGTATTGTTGACTAAACTAGTGCTGTTGGAGCTAACATATCCAATGTAAGAATGCAGTTTCAATATTAAACCTTGCTGAGgagttgtgtggtggttttgtgatgtccATTGACAGCTCATTTCATTTGTGACCTAAGCTGGATTCTTACCCTGATGAAAAGCTAGTGCAGTAACTCATTACACTGTATAACCCCAATTCCCTAATTTTCTTACACCAACCAGGCAGGACTGGTAGAGGAGATGGGTTCAGAGAACCTGGTTCTGGCCCTGGAGCCTGAGGCTGCTTCAGTGTGGTGCAAACAGCTGCCCAGCACTGGCTTTGTACAAGAAGGAAAAGATCAAGAAAAACTAGAACAGAGTCCAGGAACACAGTATATTGTTGTTGATTGTGGAGGTAAGCAGAAGGATAATGTGTACAAGTCTAGAACATGATCTTTataaaatgagaggaggccattcgataGCTGAttagtttttaaatacatttattaagtcTCTCCTACCctttctttgttcaaggctaaaCAGATCGAGTTGCCTTCCTAAAGCATATCTTTTAGCCCTGGGACTAGTCTGGTAGCTCTTTGCTGGGCTCTTCTAACCACCAATTCCTAAAAGTTCAAGAACAGGCATTCCTTATTTAAACTGGAAAGTTGTGCCTACTATAGCAGAGAACCAATCACAAGCACatcttttggtgtttttttataGCTGATTTCAAGAGGGGGGTGAAATGAACTGGTGGCAAGGAATGCTAAACCAGATAACACTTACATTTATAGTATAACTCCTCTGAGTATGGTACCCTGTTGCATGTCGGCTGATAGCATCTGACATAACTCGATCGTTGCTTCAATTCCATATCATGTAAATCCACGTACGTGCTGTAATTCGTTTAAAGGTCTGGTTCAAGGTGATAATCTCCAggttcatttatttttgcaatttcTGCAGTCTAGATCTGACCAGCGAGTAAACCCAGCCTATAATATTTATGTatggaaatatttatttatttctttatttaaatggaGATAAATCATACATTAACTTTAATTAAGAAATTCATATTATGTACAGTATgcggtagaaaaaaaaaattctaacaatGAGAAACTTGAGTTACCACCAtgtttttaccaaaaaaaaataaaataacattacaataaaaaacacCTCATACAACATACTGTAGGTAAATAAAGAACACCAATTTGCAAATAAGGTGAACAAAACTTCATATGAGACAAATCTTTTTTAATCCTCTGGTCATATAAATGAAACAGATCTTCACATTTCCatattacttcatgtttacaaacaatTCAGTCGAATATGACATACTCCTTAGATTATGcaactggggatgctttgtttttgttttgtttctagttACTATTGGcgtaacctttccctgtcaaaaCATGCAGGGAATAAGTCATGTGGATTCTGTatcattttattgtatatattgtttatatttcaGGTGGAACAGTAGACATCACTGTGCATGAGGTCCTGGAAGGTGGGTCCCTGAAAGAGCTGCAGAAAGCAtcaggaggggggtggggagggtcGTCTGTAGACAAAGAATTCAGAAGCTTCCTCAGGGACATTTTCCACCCAGATGTGTGGGACAGGTATGAGAAGGAACATCCTGCAGAACTTCAAAAAATGATGTACAACTTTTCCTTTCAAAAATGTGTTGGAAAGGAAGAGGATATATACATTTCATGTCACTACAATTTGAGCAAATTAGCACAAGACAAACAGGATGATATatcttgcttttttaaaaaggtagatgGAGCCTCTTGGTCAGATGGATCTATCAAAATTACATACAACAAACTCAAGACGCTTTTTAAATCCAGTGTAAACCATATAGTTAAGGCAATCAAGCCTATCCTGTCCACTCCAGAGATTAGTATAGACTACATCTTGCTTGTTGGCGGGTACGCATCAAGCAGGTTACTACGAGATGAAATCCGAAAAAAGTTCAGTAGCAGGTGCCGTGTCCTGTGCCCCTATGATTCACAGCTAGCCATTGCTAAAGGAGCAATTTTGTTTGGAAATGACCCCAAAATAATCGCATCTAGAGTCAGTGCGCTGACATATGGCATTGCTATATGTAGGCCGTTTGATCCTTCAGTCCATGATCCTAGAAAGCGGAGAGTGAATAAAGCGGGTGATTATGTTTACTGTGATGATCTTTTTGAAAAACTGGTGGAAAAGGGTCAATCTGTGGGCTGTCAGCAAGTTGCTGAGTATTTCTATTCACCAATTGACCAGGATCAAAACGCAATGTGCTTCAGATTTTTCAGTACAGAGAAGCTGAATGCCATGTACGTGGACGAGTCTGGATTGGAGGAAATCGGGTCCTTTACTGTGCCCATGCCAAATGTCAGGCTGGGAAGGAACCGGAGAGTTAGACTGGATATCAAATTTGGTTTAACTGAAATACAAGCAACAGCAACTGACTTGACATCCAACGAGACTCAAGCAATCAGGCTAAACTTTTTTACAGAATAATGTAACACTGCAGTATTTCTGCCTGCTTTGAAGGTACTAGAGTGTGATACTCTTTCGATAGTTACCTTTTACATCCTACTTAAAAATGAATGTATAAGAACAATGTAAAATGGTAATTTATGTTTCCTCAGTAATAAAGTATACATTTTAGGTTGGAAACAGTTTTCCTCCATGAAGATGGTTGATGTTACATCTGTTTAGTCATATCATCCATTTGAATGAGTAACATTTGTTTGGAGatgtctttgtatttttttttatttgaaaacttaATAGCAGGGAGTGGTATACATTTTTCTGTTCCTGACATAAACGACAAtcagtaattttatatatatatatatatatatatatatatatatacatatacatatacacacacacatacacacagtatatgtatatatatacgcggctgtgcaaaagtcttagacatgttgtattgttctactctgatgcattatgcgcatcaacaatttacttaaagcctccactagttttttctattattataacaatcttgacttgcataaaaaaggaaaaaaaaaacacatttcaaggtgtggtatccaaagcataatcagcaagtacagagaaacaccatctgaaattgacaaacccaggactggaagaaccAAAAAGCTATCTAACAGGATGAGCAATACAatataatatccttaaggaatagaaagaagacaagcattgaattgacaacagcattggcagaaggcacaggtgtcattgtccatcaaatcaacagtacgaaggtcactcttgaaatcaggacttgttgcagtaagaatacctttgTTAAGAAAGGGGTAcgagactaaaaggctaaaatatgcacaagaacacagaaattggactggaacaatggtcaaaaggtgctttggactgttgatggatggacgacGACACCtttgccttctgccagttctgctgtcaattcaacacttgtcttctttctattgcttaaggatattatcttcaagtattgctcatccttgttagacagctttttgggtcttcaaGTCCTGAGTTTGTCAATTgtagatgatgtttctctgtacttgctgattatgcttcagataccaaaCCTTTTTTCCTTTATGGAAAAAGGAAATAATGGGAAGAATTATCAGGTTCAGAAAGGGTATAATTCCACTAACTGCATGTTAATCATTTTACTTGCTATTTCTTTGTAATTGTcagtattcaaaataaatattatctGAGATCACAGTGAACCTCTTTTAATCTTCCATTCAAATAAACATGTAATATATGACTTAGTATCtttacttgatttaaaaaaaatagagtaaaaaaaaaataataaaataaaatacatttgggggctcccgagtggcgcattcagtaaaggcgctctgcgcggagtgcatgatgtgccctgtagcctggagatcgctggttcgaatccaggctatgtcacagccgaccgtgactgggatttcctagggggcgacgcacaattggctgagcgctgcccgggtagggagggcttaggacggcaggggaatccacggctcaccgcgcatcagcgacccctgtggccgaaaaatgacggcttggcaggagcacgtttcggaggacgcgtgttccagccgccgtttccccgaGTCGGCggaggggttgcgagcggtgagctgaggatacagataataattgggcatgctaaattggggagaaaaccggggtaaaaaatgactaaaatttaaaaaaagaataaataaataaatacatttaactatatatatttttttctatctatctatccaaaCACAGTTATTTAGAACAAGCGGAGAAAACATGAGACAAAATATGTATACTTTATTCACACTACCCAATTAATGCATGAGCAACACACGTTGAAACCACTTAATTGTCATCCGCTTCAGTAACAATCACGTTTACAACACGTGAGGATTGTGCAATGTTTAGTTTGTGTGACAACAGACTTAGTGTTTGGGATTTGTAACTTCTGCCTGATTATCAAAACTTAACTGACAATTTCCTAAGAAATGAACATTCAATTAGACAACAGAAGTCTGACAGGAGTTGGCTGGCACTCTTCAGGATGCAAAACCTGCTGTATAAAAAGGTTGTTCTTTTTAGATATGGTTGCAGTAAAGTCTTTTTCTTCCCCTGCAGTTTCATCGATATTCGGGAAACAAGCCACTGGTTGAGTTTTtgcacttattaaaaaaaaaaaaccctatagaAATCTACAGCCATtcataaaaaatacttaaacTAGAGAAATTCGTGGTAATCCAtctcttaaaaatatatatagctaCAAACAgacatttatataaatatgattaataTGATTGGAGAATATGAATATTTTCTAAATTATACTGAAGAAATAAAACTatattgcaagaaaaaaaat
This window encodes:
- the LOC131736934 gene encoding heat shock 70 kDa protein 12A-like, encoding MSDSFLVVAIDFGTAFSGYCFCVKSCMDNIRSVFWGMEQGHRSPKTPTCILFNEEKRFMKFGYDAVQTYNRMTSKDALRFCFFENFKMELYNKTINKNIMICAKNGEPFPALKVFTESLRYLKDHALGTIRDSTDGKKFIASDVTWVLTVPAIWDSAAKQFMRLAATEAGLVEEMGSENLVLALEPEAASVWCKQLPSTGFVQEGKDQEKLEQSPGTQYIVVDCGGGTVDITVHEVLEGGSLKELQKASGGGWGGSSVDKEFRSFLRDIFHPDVWDRYEKEHPAELQKMMYNFSFQKCVGKEEDIYISCHYNLSKLAQDKQDDISCFFKKVDGASWSDGSIKITYNKLKTLFKSSVNHIVKAIKPILSTPEISIDYILLVGGYASSRLLRDEIRKKFSSRCRVLCPYDSQLAIAKGAILFGNDPKIIASRVSALTYGIAICRPFDPSVHDPRKRRVNKAGDYVYCDDLFEKLVEKGQSVGCQQVAEYFYSPIDQDQNAMCFRFFSTEKLNAMYVDESGLEEIGSFTVPMPNVRLGRNRRVRLDIKFGLTEIQATATDLTSNETQAIRLNFFTE